From the genome of Spodoptera frugiperda isolate SF20-4 chromosome 7, AGI-APGP_CSIRO_Sfru_2.0, whole genome shotgun sequence:
ATGATTCATATTTCTTCAAACTCATACAACAgtcgttttaaatatttgattaaaccAATACTCTTTCATAAGGTCTGAACAGCGAGGGGCGTACATAAATTGCGTTATCATGACCATTGTTCACGAGCCGATTGTGATATCGGGTAAATGGTGTGGTGCGCAAATATATTGTGTTGTGGTGGCCATTATTTATCAACTCATTTCGAGCAGGATGCAGCAACGTGGACCTCGCATATATGACGTTGTGGTCACCGTTGTTAATTAGTTTGTTCTCGACGTTAACGCGACTTCGGAGGGGTTGGAACAACCGCCGCAACAACCCGCATGGTGCGcctgaaatataataatttattattatttttcttgattATTCAAACGATAACGTTC
Proteins encoded in this window:
- the LOC118266310 gene encoding uncharacterized protein LOC118266310, with translation MKFIVCLFLLLVMLGGFQCAPCGLLRRLFQPLRSRVNVENKLINNGDHNVIYARSTLLHPARNELINNGHHNTIYLRTTPFTRYHNRLVNNGHDNAIYVRPSLFRPYERVLV